One Cinclus cinclus chromosome 24, bCinCin1.1, whole genome shotgun sequence genomic window carries:
- the CCR7 gene encoding C-C chemokine receptor type 7, with the protein MDGGKQLKAALVFSLPLVFQFCAGNNVTDDYDSNSTIDYSMFESLCEKKEVRNFRAAFLPAMYSLICFMGLLGNGLVMLTYIYYKRLKTMTDIYLLNLAVADILFLLTLPFWATSAATYWIFGNSLCKAVYCICKMSFFSGMLLLLSISIDRYFAIVQAASAHRLRPRMIFISKVTCILIWLLAFILSIPELVHSGVNNSESDPHCSIIANDLQTFNIGIKVSQMVFGFLIPLLVMSFCYLIIIKTLLQARNFEKNKAIKVIIAVVIVFVVFQLPYNSVMLAKTISAFNQTSSCEESKKLDMADDVTYTLACFRCCLNPFLYAFIGIKFRTDLFKLLKELGCLSQERLWQLTSCRDNKRSSYAMETETTTTFSP; encoded by the exons GCAAGCAGCTAAAGGCCGCCCTTGTTTTCAGCCTCCCGCTTGTTTTTCAG TTCTGTGCTGGGAACAATGTCACTGATGACTACGACTCCAACAGCACCATTGACTACAGCATGTTTGAGTCCCTGTGTGAGAAGAAGGAGGTCCGTAACTTCCGTGCTGCCTTCCTCCCAGCCATGTACAGCCTCATCTGCTTCATGGGGCTGCTGGGGAACGGGCTGGTGATGCTCACCTACATCTACTACAAGAGGCTGAAGACCATGACAGACATCTACTTGCTGAACCTGGCTGTGGCAGACATCCTCTTCCTGCTGACCCTTCCCTTCTGGGCCACGAGTGCAGCCACATACTGGATTTTTGGGAACTCTCTCTGCAAAGCTGTCTACTGCATCTGCAAAATGAGTTTCTTCAGCGGGATGCTGCTCCTCCTGTCCATCAGCATCGACAGGTACTTCGCCATCGTCCAGGCAGCCTCAGCCCATCGCCTGCGTCCCCGCATGATATTCATCAGCAAGGTGACCTGCATCCTCATCTGGCTCCTGGCCTTCATCCTCTCCATCCCTGAGCTGGTTCACAGTGGTGTGAACAACTCCGAGAGCGATCCCCATTGTTCCATCATTGCTAATGACTTGCAGACCTTCAACATTGGCATCAAAGTGTCCCAAATGGTGTTTGGCTTCTTAATACCCCTCCTGGTCATGTCTTTCTGTTACCTCATCATCATCAAAACGTTACTCCAGGCCCGCAACTTTGAGAAGAACAAAGCCATCAAGGTCATCATCGCCGTGGTCATCGTCTTCGTTGTCTTCCAGCTGCCCTACAACAGCGTCATGCTGGCCAAGACCATCTCAGCCTTCAACCAGACCAGCTCGTGCGAGGAGAGCAAGAAGCTGGACATGGCGGATGACGTGACCTACACCCTGGCCTGCTTCCGCTGCTGCCTCAACCCTTTCCTCTACGCCTTCATCGGCATCAAATTCCGCACTGACCTCTTCAagctgctgaaggagctgggatgcCTGAGCCAGGAGCGCCTGTGGCAGCTCACCTCCTGCCGTGACAACAAGAGGTCCTCCTACGCCATGGAGACAGAGACAACCACCACCTTCTCCCCGtga